In Levilactobacillus brevis, a single genomic region encodes these proteins:
- the gntK gene encoding gluconokinase yields MDYMIGVDIGTTSVKTVLYDTAGKMQGYSNNLYPLYQDVPDMAEEDPEEIFSAILDGLTSVLRKADLKNGDLRGVSFSAAMHSLILLDENHKPLTRAITWADNRAVKYADELRQNGVGKQLYEKTGTPIHPMTPLSKLIWLRHEKADLFKQARWFVGIKEYVIYKLFGVLQEDYSIANATGLFNIFNMDWDDQALEVAGITRDQLPKLVDTTDQLTGMKADYAGVIGMDPQTPFVMGASDGPLANLGVNAIDPGVVAVTIGTSGAVRVVTDKPKIDPKGRVFCYYLSKDHWVVGGPVNNGGIVFRWVRDQLFAPEKLTAEQMHVDSYDLLTEIAEKIPAGSDGLIFHPFLGGERAPIWDANARGSFFGLTRTHSRAHMVRAALEGIVYNLYTVMLALEEVVGKPSSIQATGGFARSALWRQMLADIFEQDVTIPESPEGTALGAATLGMYALGMVDDLHVVKNFIGVANVHHPNPDTFSAYRALVPIYIRLSRQLQSEYKNIAEYQRTHVNVSKEK; encoded by the coding sequence ATGGACTACATGATTGGGGTCGACATTGGGACGACCAGTGTGAAGACCGTTCTCTACGATACTGCGGGTAAGATGCAGGGCTACTCAAATAACCTCTACCCCCTCTATCAGGACGTACCGGACATGGCCGAAGAAGATCCAGAAGAAATCTTTTCTGCGATTCTGGATGGTTTAACCAGCGTTTTACGGAAGGCCGACCTAAAGAACGGTGATCTCCGCGGCGTTTCCTTCTCCGCAGCGATGCACAGTCTGATTTTATTGGACGAAAATCACAAGCCGTTAACGCGGGCCATTACTTGGGCCGACAACCGGGCGGTCAAATACGCCGACGAACTGCGTCAAAACGGCGTGGGCAAACAACTCTACGAGAAGACCGGGACCCCGATTCACCCCATGACACCACTGAGCAAGCTAATCTGGTTACGCCACGAAAAGGCCGATCTGTTTAAGCAGGCTCGCTGGTTTGTCGGGATCAAGGAATACGTCATCTACAAACTATTTGGTGTCTTACAAGAAGACTACTCCATCGCCAATGCGACTGGGCTCTTCAACATCTTCAACATGGACTGGGACGACCAAGCCTTGGAAGTTGCCGGGATTACCCGCGACCAACTGCCTAAGCTGGTCGACACCACGGATCAACTGACCGGGATGAAGGCCGACTACGCCGGTGTCATCGGGATGGATCCGCAAACGCCATTTGTCATGGGTGCCTCTGACGGTCCTCTGGCCAACTTAGGGGTTAACGCCATCGATCCTGGCGTCGTAGCGGTCACCATCGGAACTTCCGGGGCCGTGCGGGTCGTCACAGACAAACCTAAGATTGATCCTAAGGGCCGGGTCTTCTGTTACTACCTGTCCAAGGATCACTGGGTTGTCGGTGGCCCCGTCAACAACGGTGGGATTGTCTTCCGTTGGGTCCGCGACCAACTCTTCGCCCCAGAAAAGCTGACCGCTGAACAAATGCACGTGGACTCTTACGATCTCTTGACGGAAATTGCCGAAAAGATTCCTGCCGGTTCCGACGGCCTGATCTTCCATCCATTCTTGGGTGGCGAACGGGCCCCAATCTGGGACGCCAACGCCCGTGGATCCTTCTTCGGTTTGACGCGGACACATTCACGGGCTCACATGGTTCGGGCCGCTTTGGAAGGGATTGTTTACAACCTCTACACCGTGATGTTGGCCCTCGAAGAAGTAGTTGGCAAGCCATCCAGCATTCAAGCCACCGGTGGCTTCGCGCGTTCCGCCCTCTGGCGGCAAATGCTCGCTGACATCTTTGAACAAGACGTCACGATTCCAGAAAGTCCAGAAGGAACGGCCCTGGGTGCCGCAACCTTAGGGATGTACGCCTTAGGCATGGTCGATGATCTCCACGTGGTGAAGAACTTCATTGGGGTGGCTAACGTCCACCATCCAAATCCCGACACTTTCAGTGCTTACCGGGCATTAGTTCCAATCTACATTCGTCTGAGTCGGCAACTGCAATCTGAATACAAGAACATTGCGGAATACCAACGGACCCATGTTAATGTTTCCAAAGAAAAATAG
- a CDS encoding gluconate:H+ symporter codes for MELIALVIGVIFLLVLIIKFKINTFVSLILTSVLTAILLGMDLTKIATTVEAGIGSQLGELSLVFGFGAMLGRLVADAGGAYVIATTLIDKFGKKRLQMAIMLASFILGIALFFEVGMVLLIPIVFAIAIEADVPILYLGISMAAALSVTHGFLPPHPAPVAIAAILNANDGKVLLFGLVVAIPSAIVAGPLFTKLAQRYAPAAFERKGNLSSLGEVKTFKPSESPSFGLSVLTSLFPVILMAITTIYKMTVNGGATPTKNASLLDQIVALIGDPAIAMLISLMVAMFTMGWGRNRKTSEIMASIENAVKSIAMLLLVIGGGGAFKQVLIDGGVGKEVAKIFIDSNMSPLILGWLVAVVLRVALGSATVAALTAAGIVAPLMAQAGVDPALMVLAIGAGSLAASHVNDAGFWMFREYFDLTVKQTLSIWTVLETVISVVGLLIVLLLNMAFH; via the coding sequence ATGGAACTTATAGCTTTAGTCATCGGGGTCATTTTTTTGTTGGTTTTGATCATTAAGTTCAAAATCAATACTTTCGTCTCCCTGATCTTAACCTCCGTCCTCACGGCGATTCTGCTGGGGATGGATCTCACCAAAATTGCCACGACCGTTGAGGCCGGGATTGGGAGCCAATTAGGCGAACTGTCCTTGGTCTTTGGATTTGGTGCCATGCTGGGTCGGTTAGTCGCCGACGCTGGTGGGGCCTACGTTATTGCCACTACTTTGATTGACAAATTCGGGAAGAAACGCCTGCAAATGGCCATCATGCTCGCTTCATTTATTCTGGGCATCGCGCTTTTCTTCGAAGTTGGGATGGTTCTGTTAATCCCTATCGTCTTTGCCATCGCGATTGAAGCTGACGTGCCCATTCTTTACTTGGGGATTTCCATGGCAGCCGCTTTGTCCGTTACTCACGGGTTCTTACCACCCCACCCGGCACCCGTTGCCATCGCGGCCATTCTGAACGCCAACGATGGAAAGGTCCTGTTGTTCGGGTTAGTCGTCGCGATCCCTAGTGCGATCGTGGCTGGCCCCCTGTTTACCAAATTGGCCCAGCGTTACGCGCCAGCCGCCTTTGAACGAAAGGGTAACCTGTCGTCATTGGGTGAAGTTAAAACGTTTAAACCCTCTGAATCACCGAGCTTCGGTCTCTCCGTTCTGACCTCGCTGTTCCCCGTTATCCTGATGGCCATCACGACCATCTACAAGATGACGGTCAACGGTGGAGCGACGCCGACCAAGAATGCCTCGCTGCTCGATCAGATTGTCGCCTTGATTGGGGACCCCGCCATTGCCATGTTGATTTCACTGATGGTGGCGATGTTCACCATGGGCTGGGGCCGGAACCGAAAGACCTCGGAAATCATGGCCTCGATTGAAAACGCCGTGAAGTCCATCGCCATGCTACTCCTGGTCATCGGGGGTGGTGGCGCCTTCAAGCAAGTCCTCATTGACGGTGGCGTTGGTAAGGAAGTCGCCAAGATCTTTATCGATTCCAACATGTCCCCGCTGATTCTGGGATGGCTGGTTGCCGTCGTGCTCCGGGTCGCCCTCGGGTCGGCCACCGTGGCCGCACTGACCGCCGCCGGGATTGTGGCTCCACTGATGGCGCAGGCCGGTGTCGATCCCGCGTTGATGGTGCTGGCCATTGGGGCCGGGTCACTGGCCGCTTCTCACGTGAACGATGCCGGGTTCTGGATGTTCAGAGAATACTTTGATTTGACGGTCAAACAGACGCTGAGCATTTGGACCGTGTTGGAAACCGTGATTTCAGTCGTCGGGCTCCTGATTGTCCTGCTGCTGAACATGGCTTTCCACTAG
- a CDS encoding amino acid permease → MVKSKHLREKGVFTLAKELRREIGTFTALATVMGTVIGGGVFFKTASVVAANHSANMTLVAWVLGGLLTICAGLTSAELAAAIPRTGGAMRYLEYTYGKPVGFLMGWAQMLVYYPANIAALSIIFGVQFVNLFHLDSAWKLPIAIICGLSITGLNFLGARVGGRVQSLALIFKLIPIAVIVVFGLFAPAHTTIQFWPITTGDHIGFGGAFASSLLATMFAYDGWINIGNIAGEMKHPERDLPRAIVLGLALITVVYTLINLVFLRTLPIDLIAGNQNAAADAAMKLFGQFGGKLVTIGILISVYGAINGYTMTGMRVPYALATEDSLPLSKYFSQLSRRTYVPYFAGVVQFAIALLMMLMGSFDILTDMLVFVMWLFNCLIFIAIFVLRKREPELVRPYKVPGFPVVPLIALVGGIFIIVTTLVTEIGLAITGLALTLIGLPVYFIHQRRRQTKAD, encoded by the coding sequence ATGGTTAAATCTAAGCATTTGAGAGAAAAAGGAGTCTTTACTTTGGCCAAGGAGTTACGCCGCGAAATCGGCACGTTTACCGCCCTCGCCACCGTCATGGGAACCGTCATCGGTGGTGGGGTCTTCTTCAAAACCGCTAGCGTGGTGGCCGCCAACCACTCCGCTAACATGACCCTGGTTGCCTGGGTACTGGGTGGTCTCTTGACTATCTGTGCCGGTCTGACCAGTGCAGAACTCGCCGCCGCCATCCCCCGTACCGGGGGCGCCATGCGTTACCTGGAGTACACGTATGGCAAACCAGTCGGCTTTTTGATGGGTTGGGCCCAGATGCTGGTCTACTATCCGGCCAACATTGCTGCATTGTCCATTATCTTTGGCGTCCAGTTCGTGAATTTATTCCACCTCGATAGCGCGTGGAAGTTACCCATCGCCATCATCTGTGGCCTCAGCATTACCGGGCTGAACTTCCTGGGTGCTCGCGTCGGTGGCCGCGTCCAGTCGCTCGCTTTGATTTTTAAATTAATTCCCATCGCCGTGATCGTGGTCTTCGGCCTCTTTGCCCCGGCACACACGACCATTCAATTTTGGCCAATCACCACGGGCGATCACATCGGCTTCGGTGGGGCCTTCGCCTCTAGCCTGTTAGCCACCATGTTTGCCTATGACGGCTGGATTAACATCGGGAACATTGCCGGTGAAATGAAGCACCCCGAACGCGACCTACCACGGGCCATCGTCCTAGGACTTGCCTTGATTACCGTGGTCTATACGCTGATTAACTTGGTCTTCTTACGGACGTTACCGATCGACTTAATTGCCGGTAACCAAAATGCTGCGGCCGACGCGGCCATGAAGCTCTTCGGTCAATTCGGCGGTAAGTTAGTCACGATTGGCATTCTGATCTCCGTCTACGGCGCCATCAACGGCTACACCATGACCGGGATGCGAGTACCCTACGCGCTCGCAACGGAGGATAGCCTGCCCTTGTCCAAATACTTCAGTCAGCTGTCGCGCCGGACGTACGTGCCGTACTTTGCCGGTGTCGTGCAATTCGCAATTGCCCTGCTGATGATGCTCATGGGAAGCTTTGATATTCTGACCGACATGTTGGTCTTCGTCATGTGGCTGTTCAACTGCCTGATCTTCATCGCTATCTTCGTCCTGCGGAAGCGTGAACCGGAGTTGGTCCGCCCTTATAAGGTGCCCGGCTTCCCAGTAGTTCCACTGATTGCACTGGTTGGGGGAATCTTTATTATCGTCACCACGTTAGTCACAGAGATTGGCTTAGCCATCACCGGATTGGCCTTAACACTGATAGGTTTACCGGTTTACTTTATTCATCAACGTCGGCGGCAAACGAAAGCCGATTAA
- the fucP gene encoding L-fucose:H+ symporter permease: protein MQAVESKHGWTQLADGYLSKTPLFQFILVSLIFPLWGTAASLNDILITQFKTVFMLNDAATAFVQSAFYGGYFLIAIPASLIIKKNSYKFAIMTGLIFYIVGCGLFFPASHLATYSMFLVAIFAIAIGLSFLETSCDTYSSMLGPKANATMRLNFSQTLVPLGDIMGIVLGKYLIFGSVDNLANKMSTMHGAARLAYGEQMLQLTLRPYKYILIVLVVMFIIFALSPMPRAKATKTVEGSDEAVEDRPSLGETIKYLSHNKRYMKGVLTQFFYAGLQTTVWSFTIRLALNLNHQITDSAASTFMIYSYIAWFVGKLVANVFMSKFSITGVLTWFSLLGTLALVVTFTIPNMIAVYTAILTSFFFGPEWPTIYTHTLDAIDEKRYTETGGAIIVMALIGGAIIPAIQGLVSDASGSMQFSFVVPTLCYALITLYFFLEHRFEKKHPEEMQEH from the coding sequence ATGCAAGCAGTTGAATCGAAGCACGGTTGGACCCAGTTGGCCGATGGCTATCTGAGCAAAACCCCGCTTTTCCAATTTATCTTAGTGTCGCTGATCTTCCCACTGTGGGGGACCGCCGCTAGTCTAAACGATATCTTAATCACCCAATTCAAGACGGTCTTCATGTTAAACGATGCCGCAACGGCGTTCGTTCAAAGTGCCTTCTACGGTGGTTACTTCTTAATTGCCATTCCAGCCTCATTGATTATCAAAAAGAACAGTTATAAATTTGCTATTATGACCGGGCTGATCTTCTACATCGTGGGTTGTGGGTTGTTCTTCCCAGCTTCTCACTTGGCAACTTACAGTATGTTCTTAGTGGCCATCTTCGCGATTGCGATTGGCCTGAGCTTCTTGGAAACATCCTGTGATACTTACAGCTCCATGCTGGGACCGAAAGCCAACGCAACGATGCGGTTAAACTTCTCCCAAACCTTGGTACCCCTTGGTGATATCATGGGGATCGTCTTAGGGAAGTACCTGATCTTCGGTTCCGTTGACAACTTAGCCAACAAGATGTCCACCATGCACGGCGCTGCCCGTTTAGCCTACGGGGAACAGATGTTACAACTGACCCTGCGGCCTTACAAGTACATCTTGATTGTGCTGGTTGTGATGTTTATCATCTTCGCCTTATCCCCAATGCCACGGGCGAAGGCGACGAAGACGGTTGAAGGTTCCGACGAAGCCGTTGAAGATCGTCCAAGCTTGGGCGAAACCATCAAGTACCTGTCCCACAACAAGCGTTACATGAAGGGTGTTTTAACGCAATTCTTCTACGCTGGTTTACAGACGACGGTATGGTCTTTCACGATTCGTTTAGCCCTGAACTTGAACCATCAGATCACCGATAGTGCCGCTTCAACCTTCATGATCTACAGCTACATTGCGTGGTTCGTGGGTAAGCTGGTCGCTAACGTCTTCATGAGCAAGTTCTCCATCACCGGAGTCTTGACGTGGTTCTCCCTATTAGGGACGTTGGCCCTCGTGGTCACCTTCACGATTCCCAACATGATTGCCGTTTACACGGCGATCTTGACCAGCTTTTTCTTCGGTCCAGAATGGCCAACGATTTACACCCACACGTTGGATGCCATCGACGAAAAGCGGTACACCGAAACCGGTGGGGCCATCATCGTTATGGCTTTGATTGGTGGGGCGATTATCCCAGCCATCCAAGGGTTGGTTTCAGATGCTTCTGGTTCAATGCAATTCTCATTCGTTGTCCCAACACTCTGCTACGCCTTGATCACGCTGTACTTCTTCTTAGAACACCGTTTCGAAAAGAAGCACCCCGAAGAAATGCAAGAACACTAA
- the rbsD gene encoding D-ribose pyranase — MKKTTVINSELSTVIAGMGHMDWLSIGDAGMPVPMGTKKIDLALTKQLPSFQDVLKNILAELEVQKIYLAEEIKTQNPEQLAAIKDLMPNVEIEYMPHSQLKKDLAQTHAFVRTGEMTPFSNIILESGVTF; from the coding sequence ATGAAAAAGACGACCGTTATTAATTCCGAATTATCTACGGTAATTGCTGGCATGGGCCACATGGATTGGCTCAGCATCGGTGATGCGGGGATGCCCGTACCAATGGGAACCAAGAAAATCGACTTGGCTTTAACGAAGCAATTGCCTAGCTTCCAAGACGTTTTGAAGAATATCTTGGCCGAACTCGAAGTTCAAAAGATTTACTTGGCCGAAGAAATCAAGACGCAAAACCCAGAACAATTGGCAGCCATCAAGGATCTCATGCCTAACGTTGAGATTGAATACATGCCACATAGCCAATTGAAGAAGGACTTAGCACAAACGCATGCCTTCGTTCGGACGGGTGAAATGACGCCATTCTCTAACATCATCTTGGAATCTGGCGTAACGTTCTAG
- a CDS encoding gamma-glutamylcysteine synthetase, producing MLDNLLAVIQEENLSEQLYHSLVGLEVEEQRIDQHGRLSRRPHPSKFGSRTFHPYFQTDFTESQLEVITDPNPNIGGTLDQLDTLQTVAYRTLEGDDRIWPLSMPPVMDDTDLQFIAAHFDRPAIKPYREYLVKKYGLQHGCVTGVHVNYSIPDPVIHRLFSHYTTEFDSIVAFKNALYFRIAQNFVRNQWLLTYLFGASPIAEKGFFDPLPAELARPVRSIRNSRFGFVNRPEEQVTYTSLTQHLAQIQQRIDAGTYFSAHEFYGPVRLKGQANAQDFLTGGIRYLELRDFDNTPLARNGISRHALHFLKIFMIYLMTQPLPAKRIRELLATGRQRNQLVALEDPLKPTQFQANGQRIFRNMRAMADQLQAHNKQWGAIDDLEEVLMHPELTPAAKLVAHLEQGSLMKYGQRVARQWYHDRIAASQLLPQLPRLSKATQQLILTALQLGIKFYQVRDEDGEDMFMFTFDGITQVLQERDMQGKTPEKFLRRLFPDLPALPEPLNYGSAQ from the coding sequence ATGCTGGACAACTTATTAGCGGTTATTCAAGAAGAAAACTTATCGGAACAGCTTTATCACAGCCTTGTGGGATTGGAAGTTGAAGAACAGCGGATTGACCAGCATGGCCGGTTGAGTCGGCGGCCGCACCCAAGTAAGTTTGGGTCACGGACCTTTCACCCGTACTTCCAAACAGACTTCACTGAAAGTCAACTGGAAGTCATCACGGATCCTAATCCCAATATCGGGGGAACGCTGGACCAACTGGATACCTTGCAGACGGTGGCCTACCGGACGCTCGAAGGTGACGATCGTATCTGGCCGTTGAGCATGCCACCGGTCATGGATGACACGGATCTACAGTTCATTGCAGCGCATTTCGACCGACCGGCGATCAAGCCGTATCGGGAATATCTAGTAAAGAAGTATGGCCTCCAACACGGTTGCGTGACGGGGGTTCACGTGAATTACAGCATTCCCGATCCCGTGATTCACCGGCTGTTCAGCCACTATACAACCGAGTTCGACTCAATCGTGGCCTTTAAGAACGCGTTGTATTTCCGGATTGCGCAGAACTTTGTCCGCAACCAGTGGCTACTCACCTATCTCTTTGGGGCGAGTCCCATTGCTGAAAAGGGCTTCTTCGATCCGCTACCGGCGGAATTGGCGCGGCCCGTGCGCAGCATTCGCAACAGTCGCTTTGGCTTCGTGAACCGTCCAGAAGAACAGGTCACGTATACCTCACTAACCCAGCATCTCGCGCAGATTCAGCAACGCATCGATGCGGGGACCTACTTCTCCGCCCACGAATTCTATGGCCCGGTGCGGTTGAAAGGCCAGGCCAACGCCCAAGACTTCCTGACCGGGGGGATTCGCTACTTGGAATTGCGGGACTTCGACAATACACCGTTGGCCCGTAACGGGATTAGTCGCCACGCACTGCACTTTTTGAAAATCTTCATGATTTACCTGATGACCCAACCGTTACCGGCCAAACGGATTCGCGAACTGTTGGCGACAGGCCGCCAGCGTAACCAGCTGGTCGCGCTGGAAGATCCGCTAAAGCCGACGCAATTTCAGGCCAATGGGCAGCGGATCTTTCGGAATATGCGGGCCATGGCCGACCAGTTGCAGGCCCACAATAAACAGTGGGGGGCGATCGACGACCTGGAAGAGGTGCTGATGCATCCTGAGTTGACGCCGGCTGCAAAGCTAGTGGCTCACCTGGAACAGGGGAGTCTGATGAAATACGGTCAGCGCGTCGCTCGGCAATGGTATCATGACCGTATCGCGGCCAGCCAGTTACTCCCGCAGCTGCCACGACTGAGTAAAGCGACGCAACAGCTCATCCTGACGGCCCTTCAGCTGGGTATCAAGTTCTATCAGGTTAGGGATGAGGACGGCGAGGATATGTTCATGTTTACCTTCGACGGTATCACCCAAGTCCTGCAAGAGCGGGATATGCAGGGGAAGACGCCGGAAAAATTTTTGCGGCGTCTCTTCCCGGACTTGCCGGCTCTCCCGGAACCGTTAAATTACGGGTCCGCGCAATAA
- a CDS encoding pyrimidine-nucleoside phosphorylase, giving the protein MRMVDIIDKKRNGGELTKEEIQTFVDGVVSGEIPDYQTSAFLMATYFKDMTDAERSELTMAMMKSGDHLDLSSIDGLKVDKHSTGGVGDKTSIPLAPIVAALGIPVPMISGRGLGHTGGTLDKLEAIPGYQVEISESDFIKQVQNQGLAIVGATGNIAPADKKIYALRDVTDTVDSIPLIASSIMSKKIASGTDALVIDVKTGSGAFMKTLDDSRELAKALVGIGKGVGMNCMAIISDMNQPLGNAIGNALEIKESIDLLKGQAPADITDLVLTLGSYMVVMSGKTDNMAEARAMCEKTIEDGSALKKFGDMVEAQGGDRSVIDHPEIMPQAKFKIPLPAKTSGVVSRVEADEMGVASMLLGGGRQKADDKLDYAVGIMMNKKVGDKVEAGDSLLTIYSDRENVDDIKDLLYANIEISDSAEPFTLIHETVR; this is encoded by the coding sequence ATGAGAATGGTTGATATTATTGATAAGAAACGTAACGGTGGCGAACTGACCAAGGAAGAGATTCAAACTTTCGTGGACGGGGTCGTTTCCGGTGAAATTCCTGATTACCAAACCAGTGCCTTTTTAATGGCAACTTACTTCAAGGACATGACCGATGCAGAGCGTTCAGAGCTGACAATGGCCATGATGAAGTCTGGGGATCATCTGGATCTGTCCAGCATTGACGGCCTCAAGGTGGACAAACACTCGACCGGTGGTGTGGGGGACAAGACCAGTATTCCGTTGGCGCCAATCGTTGCCGCACTTGGGATTCCCGTACCGATGATTTCGGGTCGGGGTCTCGGACACACGGGTGGCACCTTGGATAAATTGGAAGCGATTCCAGGCTATCAAGTTGAAATCAGCGAGTCCGACTTCATCAAGCAGGTGCAGAACCAAGGCTTGGCGATCGTCGGGGCCACGGGGAACATTGCGCCCGCTGACAAGAAGATCTATGCCTTGCGGGATGTGACCGACACCGTGGATTCCATTCCACTGATTGCCAGCTCCATCATGAGTAAGAAGATTGCGTCAGGGACGGATGCGTTGGTGATCGATGTTAAGACCGGTTCCGGGGCCTTCATGAAGACGTTGGATGACTCACGTGAATTGGCGAAGGCCTTGGTCGGTATCGGCAAGGGTGTGGGCATGAACTGCATGGCCATTATTTCCGATATGAACCAGCCGCTGGGGAATGCCATTGGGAACGCCTTGGAAATCAAGGAATCCATCGACCTGTTGAAGGGTCAAGCTCCGGCCGATATTACCGACCTGGTCTTGACATTAGGGTCTTACATGGTGGTCATGTCGGGTAAGACCGACAACATGGCGGAAGCCCGGGCAATGTGTGAAAAGACCATTGAAGATGGCTCCGCACTGAAGAAGTTCGGGGACATGGTCGAAGCTCAAGGTGGCGACCGCAGTGTAATTGATCATCCAGAAATCATGCCGCAAGCTAAGTTCAAGATTCCATTGCCAGCTAAGACCAGTGGGGTAGTTAGCCGGGTTGAAGCCGATGAAATGGGTGTCGCCAGCATGTTACTTGGCGGTGGCCGGCAGAAGGCTGACGACAAGTTGGACTACGCCGTTGGGATCATGATGAACAAGAAGGTCGGCGACAAGGTAGAGGCCGGCGACTCACTCCTGACGATCTACAGCGACCGTGAAAACGTCGACGACATCAAGGACCTGTTATACGCCAACATCGAAATCAGCGATTCGGCAGAACCATTTACGCTGATCCACGAGACGGTGAGATAA
- a CDS encoding sugar-binding transcriptional regulator encodes MAETTDQRLTQSLAVAKMYYQSDQSQSQIAHQLGISRPTVSRLLQYAREQGLVRIQIIDPVQDVQTLEQALTRAYRVDVHVVPTQLTAASELLNTVGQYAAHYLEDIVAEHDIIGIGWGKTIYAIGSNLQPDTLTGVEVIQLKGSVSYSTEHTYAYESIDAFANAFHAVPQYLPLPVIFDHQQTKELVEAERHIQYLLELGRKANIAIYSVGTVRSSALVFQLGYLQDQEKDFLQAHAVGDIFSRYIDENGEVVDPKLNQRTIGIDLENLRQKEHSILVAAGDAKVPAVRAALLGGYPNCLIIDQHAAAQLLKVTPTAQSR; translated from the coding sequence ATGGCGGAGACCACGGATCAGCGACTAACTCAGAGTTTGGCCGTCGCGAAGATGTATTACCAATCAGATCAGAGTCAAAGTCAGATTGCCCACCAACTGGGGATTTCTCGCCCAACCGTTTCCCGTCTCTTGCAGTATGCCAGAGAGCAGGGCCTGGTCCGGATCCAGATTATTGATCCGGTCCAAGACGTTCAGACGCTGGAACAGGCTCTGACGCGTGCCTATCGCGTGGACGTTCACGTGGTCCCGACCCAATTAACTGCAGCCAGCGAGCTGCTCAACACGGTCGGTCAGTACGCGGCACACTATCTTGAAGATATCGTGGCCGAACACGATATTATTGGGATCGGCTGGGGGAAGACCATCTATGCCATTGGGTCGAATTTACAACCGGATACGCTAACCGGCGTTGAAGTCATTCAGCTTAAAGGGAGTGTGAGCTACTCCACGGAGCACACGTATGCCTACGAGAGCATTGACGCCTTTGCCAATGCTTTCCACGCAGTGCCCCAGTACTTACCGTTGCCCGTGATCTTTGACCACCAACAAACTAAGGAATTGGTGGAGGCCGAGCGACACATTCAGTACCTCCTAGAGCTGGGGAGAAAAGCCAACATCGCCATCTACTCCGTGGGAACGGTGCGGAGTTCAGCGCTGGTCTTTCAGCTGGGTTACCTGCAGGATCAGGAGAAAGATTTTTTGCAGGCCCATGCCGTGGGAGATATCTTCTCCCGTTACATCGACGAGAATGGTGAAGTCGTCGATCCCAAGTTAAATCAGCGCACGATTGGCATTGATCTCGAAAATTTGCGACAGAAGGAACATTCGATCCTAGTCGCAGCCGGTGACGCCAAGGTTCCGGCGGTTCGGGCCGCCTTACTGGGTGGTTACCCCAATTGTTTGATTATTGATCAACACGCAGCAGCACAACTACTGAAGGTTACCCCGACAGCGCAGTCGCGGTAA
- the deoD gene encoding purine-nucleoside phosphorylase translates to MSNHLEAKMGDIADTVLMPGDPLRAKYIAETFLENPVCYNKVRNAFGYTGTYKGHRISVQGTGMGIPSISIYAHELINDYGAKKLFRVGTAGGMSPDVHVRDVVLAQGSTTDSAIIHNTFGGGIYYATLSDFGLLDAAYHAAKDLKIPVKVGNILAEDRFYNDEMDRQKLVDYGVIATEMESAALFLIAAKYHVKALSVLTISNHLVTGESTSPEERETSFGDMIKVALEAAIAE, encoded by the coding sequence ATGAGTAACCATTTGGAAGCAAAAATGGGCGATATCGCCGATACTGTCTTAATGCCAGGTGACCCACTGCGGGCCAAGTACATTGCGGAAACGTTCCTGGAGAATCCAGTGTGCTACAACAAGGTCCGCAACGCCTTCGGTTATACGGGAACTTACAAGGGCCACCGTATCTCCGTTCAAGGCACCGGGATGGGGATTCCATCCATCTCCATCTACGCCCACGAGCTGATTAACGATTACGGCGCCAAGAAGTTGTTCCGGGTCGGTACCGCTGGCGGGATGAGTCCCGACGTACACGTTCGCGACGTGGTCTTGGCGCAAGGCTCGACGACGGATTCGGCCATCATTCACAACACGTTTGGCGGCGGTATCTACTACGCGACGTTGAGTGACTTCGGCCTGTTGGACGCGGCGTACCATGCGGCTAAAGACCTGAAGATTCCGGTTAAGGTGGGGAACATCTTAGCTGAGGATCGCTTCTACAATGATGAAATGGACCGGCAGAAGTTGGTCGATTACGGGGTCATCGCCACCGAAATGGAATCGGCAGCATTATTCCTGATTGCGGCGAAGTACCACGTGAAGGCCCTGTCCGTCCTGACGATTAGTAATCACTTGGTTACCGGTGAATCCACGAGTCCCGAAGAACGGGAAACGTCATTTGGTGACATGATTAAGGTGGCCTTAGAAGCGGCCATTGCAGAGTAA